One window of the Bacillus sp. 2205SS5-2 genome contains the following:
- the putP gene encoding sodium/proline symporter PutP, whose protein sequence is MDTATLITFIVYLIAMLAIGVISYRLTSNLSDYVLGGRSLGPGVAALSAGASDMSSWLLLGLPGLAYATGLDAIWLCAGLIVGAYLNWKFVASRLRSYTEVANDSITVPDFLENRFKDSSRVLRIVSALVILIFFTFYVSSGLVGGALLFQETFNMTYNMALFIGAVVIISYTFLGGFLAVSWTDFFQGLLMFGALVIIPIVAIYELGGIGSTLDQVRSIDPSLLDPVDSVTTLGVISLLAWGLGYFGQPHIITRFMAIRSTQEVPKARFYGMTWMIISVIGAIVVGITGVPYFADDPLIVGEINQSEKVFIYFADVLFNPWVSGILLAAILSAIMSTIDSQLLVSSSALAEDFYKALFRKNASDKELVWVGRAGVIVISVIAITLAYIGNKSSGGSILNLVSYAWGGFGAAFGPVILFALYWKRMNGLGALAGIITGAVTVVVWKQLTEIEFIKFDLYEIVPGFILASIAIVVFSYIGNHPRKAIIAEFDEAIENDNETSIT, encoded by the coding sequence ATGGATACTGCTACTTTAATAACATTTATTGTGTATTTAATTGCTATGCTTGCAATCGGGGTTATTTCGTACCGGTTAACAAGTAATTTATCAGATTATGTATTAGGAGGAAGGAGTCTTGGACCAGGGGTTGCTGCTTTAAGTGCAGGAGCGTCGGATATGAGTTCTTGGCTACTATTAGGGTTACCAGGCCTTGCGTATGCAACTGGATTAGATGCTATCTGGTTATGTGCTGGTCTAATTGTCGGTGCTTACCTCAATTGGAAGTTTGTTGCCTCAAGGTTACGTTCGTATACAGAAGTTGCGAATGATTCCATTACGGTTCCTGATTTTCTTGAGAATCGCTTCAAAGATTCTTCTAGAGTGCTACGTATTGTGTCTGCACTAGTTATTCTTATTTTCTTCACATTTTATGTTTCTTCTGGTTTAGTTGGAGGGGCATTATTATTCCAAGAAACTTTCAATATGACGTATAATATGGCTCTTTTTATTGGTGCGGTCGTGATTATATCTTATACGTTTTTAGGTGGGTTCTTAGCTGTAAGTTGGACCGATTTCTTTCAAGGGTTATTAATGTTTGGTGCTCTTGTGATCATTCCAATTGTAGCGATTTATGAACTAGGTGGGATTGGAAGTACGCTTGATCAAGTACGTTCAATTGATCCTTCTCTCTTAGATCCGGTTGACTCGGTAACCACATTAGGAGTAATTTCACTTTTAGCGTGGGGATTAGGATATTTTGGACAGCCTCATATCATCACCCGATTTATGGCAATTCGTTCAACCCAAGAAGTGCCAAAAGCCCGTTTTTACGGGATGACTTGGATGATTATTTCAGTAATTGGAGCCATTGTTGTCGGAATCACAGGTGTTCCTTACTTTGCTGATGACCCGTTGATTGTTGGAGAAATCAATCAGTCAGAAAAAGTATTTATTTATTTTGCCGATGTCCTTTTTAATCCGTGGGTATCAGGCATCTTATTAGCTGCCATCCTCTCAGCTATTATGAGTACGATTGATTCACAATTACTTGTATCTTCTAGTGCTCTTGCTGAAGATTTTTATAAAGCATTATTTAGAAAAAATGCTTCTGATAAAGAATTAGTGTGGGTAGGACGTGCGGGTGTTATTGTCATATCTGTGATTGCGATCACACTTGCGTATATTGGAAACAAATCTAGCGGCGGGTCAATTCTAAACTTAGTTAGTTATGCTTGGGGTGGCTTTGGTGCTGCCTTTGGCCCGGTTATACTATTCGCTCTCTATTGGAAGAGAATGAATGGACTAGGAGCATTAGCTGGTATTATTACAGGGGCTGTAACCGTTGTGGTTTGGAAGCAATTAACGGAGATTGAGTTCATTAAGTTCGATTTATATGAAATCGTACCTGGATTTATATTAGCATCGATTGCAATTGTGGTGTTCAGCTATATCGGAAACCATCCGCGCAAAGCAATTATAGCAGAATTTGATGAAGCTATTGAAAATGACAATGAAACATCAATCACATAA
- a CDS encoding CamS family sex pheromone protein — protein MKKWLFVSLTMVLIMSGCAPAFQKEEKVVEENENKQGQTGIIPSFQVSEDYYKVLLPFEESAARGNVVTNINTRYDVVEFETGLMRLAQSKFSPEKYVFREGQKLDGETIKAWLSREYTEEQMEEYKMDKEDNLGLNPVLSEAEIKEKGFVQAHEDNPLYIAHVLEHDYFVKSEENAVKLAGMTIGIALNSVYYYRETKADGTFYVKEHKVDKADRVKYGEKVAQEIVNRLRADEEISDIPIMVTLFDQQKKSAVIPGNFISSTFIDKGKTNISSWQDINEKYYLFPSNDAEEDHRDDWQYFQNFKDDVEAYFPNFNGVIGTGFYRGDQLSDLKIEIPIQFYGKAETIGFAQYLKGLIIDHFPSYLSLQISVTSVDGPEILFVRDAGKEEPFVHIYE, from the coding sequence ATGAAAAAATGGTTATTCGTGTCCTTAACAATGGTGCTCATCATGAGCGGTTGTGCTCCAGCATTTCAAAAGGAAGAAAAAGTTGTGGAAGAAAATGAAAACAAACAAGGTCAAACGGGGATCATCCCTTCTTTTCAAGTGTCAGAAGACTATTACAAAGTTCTTCTCCCATTTGAAGAAAGTGCCGCAAGGGGAAATGTCGTCACAAATATTAACACCCGCTATGATGTGGTTGAATTCGAAACGGGGTTGATGCGCCTAGCTCAATCCAAATTCTCCCCTGAAAAATATGTGTTTCGTGAGGGGCAAAAGCTAGATGGAGAAACAATCAAAGCATGGCTTAGTCGAGAGTATACAGAAGAGCAGATGGAAGAGTATAAGATGGATAAAGAAGACAATCTTGGCTTGAATCCGGTGCTTTCGGAAGCTGAGATAAAGGAAAAAGGGTTTGTCCAAGCACATGAGGATAATCCTTTGTATATCGCTCATGTTCTAGAGCATGATTATTTCGTGAAATCAGAAGAAAATGCAGTGAAGCTCGCTGGAATGACCATCGGAATAGCCTTGAACTCCGTTTATTATTACAGAGAAACGAAAGCAGACGGTACATTTTATGTCAAAGAGCATAAGGTAGATAAAGCTGATCGCGTCAAATACGGGGAAAAAGTCGCACAAGAAATTGTCAATAGACTAAGGGCAGATGAAGAAATAAGCGACATTCCTATTATGGTTACACTATTTGACCAACAAAAGAAATCAGCGGTCATTCCAGGTAATTTTATTTCGTCCACTTTTATAGACAAAGGTAAAACGAATATTTCTAGTTGGCAAGATATTAATGAGAAATATTATCTTTTCCCATCAAACGATGCCGAGGAAGACCATCGTGACGATTGGCAGTATTTCCAAAACTTTAAAGACGACGTGGAAGCCTATTTTCCAAACTTTAATGGTGTGATTGGAACGGGTTTTTATCGAGGGGATCAATTATCGGACTTGAAGATAGAAATTCCGATTCAGTTTTACGGAAAAGCTGAAACCATTGGTTTCGCTCAATATTTAAAGGGATTAATTATTGATCATTTCCCTTCCTATTTGTCGCTACAAATATCCGTTACGTCAGTTGATGGTCCTGAAATTTTATTTGTTCGTGATGCAGGCAAAGAAGAACCTTTTGTTCATATATATGAGTAG
- the aceB gene encoding malate synthase A, which translates to MTTQTAGIKVNGRMEEGFQEILTPEALQFIEQLERRFGVHRLDLLQARREKQEKLNQGEQFTFLSESEHIRRCDWTIAPLPEALQDRRVEITGPVDRKMVINALNSGAKSFMACFEDATSPTWENVIEGQINMRDAVCGSISFGGQNGKNYVLNKETAIINVRPRGLHLEEKQITLDGHSISASFVDFGLFFFHNAARLVQEDRGPYFYLPKLESHLEARLWNDVFVYAQKYIGIPRGTIKATVLIETLPAVFEMDEILFELREHSAGLNCGRWDYIFSYIKKLREKEDVILPDRSQVTMTVPFMRKYSLLTIQTCHKRLAPAMGGMAAQIPVKNDEKKNEEAYNKVRADKEREAKDGHDGTWVAHPGLVPVAYEAFNREMSEPNQIRTKKQEQVKVTAEELVDVPQGTITEEGVRLNINVGIQYIASWLSGRGAAPINNLMEDAATAEISRAQLWQWLRHPKGVLEDGRKVSLELYDELQQEELENIQKEVGQEIYKNGRYEQAVELFDSLIKEDKFVDFLTIPGYKLLQ; encoded by the coding sequence ATGACAACACAAACGGCAGGTATTAAAGTGAACGGAAGGATGGAAGAAGGTTTTCAAGAGATTTTAACGCCGGAAGCTCTACAGTTTATTGAGCAACTTGAAAGGAGATTCGGTGTTCATCGATTAGATCTTTTACAAGCAAGACGGGAAAAACAGGAAAAGTTGAATCAAGGAGAGCAATTTACGTTTCTTTCTGAATCGGAACATATAAGAAGATGCGACTGGACGATTGCTCCTCTCCCTGAAGCATTACAAGATCGAAGAGTTGAAATTACTGGCCCTGTCGATAGGAAAATGGTGATTAATGCACTAAATTCGGGTGCGAAAAGTTTTATGGCCTGTTTTGAAGACGCGACTTCTCCCACTTGGGAAAATGTGATAGAAGGTCAAATAAATATGAGAGACGCAGTTTGTGGTTCGATCTCATTTGGGGGGCAAAATGGGAAAAACTATGTGTTAAACAAAGAAACGGCCATTATAAACGTTAGACCAAGGGGCTTGCATTTAGAAGAGAAACAAATTACTTTAGACGGTCACTCGATTTCTGCTAGTTTCGTAGACTTTGGTTTATTTTTCTTCCATAATGCTGCCCGTTTAGTTCAGGAAGACCGAGGTCCTTATTTTTACTTACCTAAACTAGAAAGTCACTTAGAGGCTCGCTTATGGAATGATGTATTCGTATATGCTCAGAAATATATTGGGATTCCGAGAGGGACCATTAAAGCAACGGTCTTAATTGAAACTCTGCCTGCTGTATTTGAAATGGATGAAATTTTATTTGAGCTTCGAGAGCATTCGGCAGGATTAAACTGTGGACGTTGGGATTATATTTTTAGTTATATAAAAAAGCTGCGTGAAAAAGAGGATGTTATCTTGCCAGATCGTTCACAAGTGACAATGACTGTTCCTTTTATGAGAAAGTATTCGCTATTGACGATTCAAACATGTCATAAACGGTTAGCACCAGCAATGGGTGGAATGGCCGCGCAAATTCCAGTGAAGAACGATGAAAAAAAGAATGAAGAAGCGTATAACAAGGTACGGGCAGATAAAGAGCGCGAAGCAAAAGATGGTCATGACGGTACATGGGTGGCTCACCCAGGATTAGTTCCCGTCGCTTATGAGGCTTTTAATCGTGAAATGAGTGAACCAAATCAGATTCGAACTAAAAAACAAGAACAAGTGAAGGTGACAGCAGAAGAGCTTGTGGATGTACCACAAGGAACAATCACGGAAGAAGGCGTTCGCTTAAATATTAATGTAGGAATTCAGTATATTGCTTCATGGTTAAGCGGAAGAGGCGCTGCGCCTATCAATAATTTAATGGAAGATGCTGCAACAGCCGAGATTTCTCGTGCACAGTTATGGCAGTGGTTACGCCATCCAAAAGGTGTGTTAGAGGATGGTCGCAAGGTTTCATTGGAGCTGTACGATGAATTGCAACAGGAAGAACTAGAAAATATCCAGAAGGAAGTTGGTCAAGAGATTTATAAAAATGGTAGGTATGAGCAAGCGGTTGAATTATTTGACTCGCTCATCAAGGAAGATAAATTTGTCGATTTCTTAACTATTCCAGGTTATAAACTTCTGCAGTAA
- the ligA gene encoding NAD-dependent DNA ligase LigA produces the protein MDHQTAELRAKKLQELLNHYNYEYHVKDTPSVDDQEYDQLLKELVSIEETYPDLLTSDSPTQRVGGAVLEGFQKVEHRTPMLSLGNAFNEEDLRDFDRKVRENVGEDFRYVCELKIDGLAVSLRYENGYFVQGATRGDGSVGEDITANLRTIRSIPLRIEEPLTMEVRGEAFMPKKSFDNVNKLKNENGEEPFANPRNAAAGSLRQLDPKIAASRNLDVFLYSIADSGETGITSHSEALNLLDEFSFKTNKERQISEDIDEVIQYVSQWEEKRPHLAYDIDGIVIKVDSLAQQEELGFTAKSPRWAVAFKFPAEEVITVLRDIELSVGRTGAITPTAILDPVKVAGTTVSRASLHNEDLIREKDIRIGDHVVVKKAGDIIPEVVNVLLDRRSGEEQEYHMPTHCPECESELVRIEEEVALRCINPKCPAQIREGLIHFVSRNAMNIDGLGEKVISQLFHENLIVDVADLYSITKEQLVALERIGEKSAENLIQAIQTTKENSLEKLLFGLGIRHVGAKAAKTLAQHFETMEKLQGSTLEELITINEIGNKMADSIVTYFEKEEAQELIRELEEAGVNLTYKGPKLVSVEDIDSLFAGKVIVLTGKLEKLSRSEAKEKIESLGGKVTGSVSKKTDLLIAGADAGSKLSKARELGLEVWDEEKLVEELSK, from the coding sequence GTGGACCATCAAACAGCAGAATTACGTGCAAAAAAGTTACAAGAGTTATTAAATCACTATAATTATGAATATCATGTAAAAGATACTCCTTCAGTGGACGACCAAGAATATGATCAATTATTGAAAGAACTAGTGTCAATTGAAGAAACATATCCAGATTTACTTACTTCAGATTCCCCAACACAGCGTGTAGGGGGAGCTGTTTTAGAAGGATTTCAAAAAGTGGAACACCGCACGCCGATGCTTAGTCTTGGCAATGCATTTAATGAAGAAGATTTACGGGATTTTGATCGCAAGGTGCGAGAGAATGTTGGGGAAGATTTTCGCTACGTCTGTGAGCTGAAAATCGACGGCCTCGCCGTCTCCCTCCGGTATGAAAATGGTTATTTTGTACAAGGAGCTACACGTGGAGACGGCTCGGTCGGTGAAGACATTACCGCTAACTTGAGAACAATTCGCTCTATTCCTTTACGAATAGAAGAACCGCTCACAATGGAAGTGCGCGGAGAAGCGTTTATGCCAAAGAAATCCTTTGATAATGTGAATAAACTTAAGAATGAGAATGGAGAAGAGCCATTTGCTAACCCGCGTAATGCTGCAGCTGGATCTCTTCGTCAATTAGATCCTAAGATTGCAGCTTCTCGTAACTTAGATGTCTTTCTTTATAGTATCGCAGATTCAGGAGAAACCGGAATAACAAGTCATAGTGAAGCCTTGAATCTACTAGATGAATTCTCCTTTAAAACCAATAAAGAGCGTCAAATAAGTGAAGATATAGACGAAGTCATTCAATATGTGTCACAGTGGGAAGAAAAAAGACCACATTTAGCGTATGATATTGACGGAATCGTCATCAAAGTGGATTCTCTCGCTCAGCAAGAAGAGTTGGGCTTTACGGCGAAAAGTCCGCGCTGGGCCGTTGCGTTTAAATTTCCGGCGGAAGAGGTTATCACGGTATTACGGGATATCGAGCTAAGTGTCGGAAGGACAGGTGCGATAACCCCAACAGCAATTTTGGATCCTGTAAAGGTAGCGGGAACTACTGTTTCACGTGCTTCCCTTCATAATGAGGATTTAATTCGAGAGAAGGATATTCGCATTGGTGACCATGTTGTGGTAAAAAAAGCAGGCGATATCATTCCTGAAGTTGTCAATGTCCTCTTGGATCGACGCTCAGGAGAGGAACAAGAGTACCATATGCCTACTCATTGCCCTGAGTGCGAAAGTGAGCTCGTGCGAATAGAAGAAGAGGTCGCACTTCGGTGCATTAATCCAAAATGTCCAGCGCAAATTCGTGAGGGACTCATTCATTTTGTTTCACGTAATGCTATGAATATCGATGGGCTTGGAGAAAAAGTGATTAGTCAGCTTTTTCATGAAAACTTAATCGTCGATGTCGCAGATTTGTATTCAATAACGAAAGAACAACTAGTTGCACTTGAGCGAATAGGTGAGAAATCAGCTGAAAATTTAATTCAAGCCATTCAGACAACGAAAGAAAATTCGTTAGAGAAACTACTATTTGGCTTGGGAATACGCCATGTAGGTGCTAAAGCAGCAAAAACACTCGCTCAGCATTTTGAAACTATGGAAAAATTACAAGGTTCTACCCTTGAAGAACTAATCACTATCAATGAGATTGGAAATAAAATGGCGGATAGCATAGTCACGTATTTTGAGAAAGAGGAAGCACAAGAACTTATTAGAGAACTAGAGGAAGCGGGCGTGAATTTGACCTATAAAGGTCCAAAGCTTGTATCGGTAGAGGATATTGATTCCTTGTTCGCTGGTAAAGTCATCGTGCTAACGGGAAAACTTGAAAAACTATCACGAAGTGAAGCAAAAGAAAAAATCGAGAGCTTAGGTGGAAAAGTAACGGGAAGCGTCAGCAAAAAAACAGATCTTCTCATCGCAGGTGCAGACGCTGGCTCTAAGTTATCTAAAGCAAGAGAGCTCGGTCTAGAGGTTTGGGATGAAGAGAAGCTTGTCGAAGAACTTAGCAAGTAA
- the aceA gene encoding isocitrate lyase has product MSKQNRVDMLRENWEMDQRWDGITRTYEAEEVIKLRGSIDIEYTLARRGAEKLWNLLREENYINALGALTGNQAVQQVKAGLKAIYLSGWQVAADANLSGHMYPDQSLYPANSVPHVVKRINQALQRADQVQFVEGDDELDYFVPIVADAEAGFGGQLNVFELMKGMIESGAAAVHFEDQLSSEKKCGHLGGKVLLPTQTAVRNLISARLAADVMGVPTLIVARTDANAADLITSDVDPVDAEFITGERTPEGFFRTRAGLNQAIARGLAYAPYADLVWCETSEPSLEEARRFAEAIHEKFPGKLLAYNCSPSFNWKRKLDDETIAKFQVELGEMGYKFQFVTLAGFHALNHSMFELARGYKERGMAAYSELQEAEFGIEKYGYTATRHQREVGTGYFDQVSLAITGGNSSTTALKGSTEEEQFTSTK; this is encoded by the coding sequence ATGAGTAAACAAAATCGAGTCGACATGTTGAGAGAGAACTGGGAAATGGATCAACGCTGGGATGGTATTACACGCACATATGAAGCGGAAGAAGTGATTAAACTTCGCGGTTCAATTGATATTGAGTACACGCTAGCTCGTCGTGGAGCTGAGAAATTATGGAATCTACTTCGTGAAGAAAATTACATTAATGCGCTTGGAGCTTTAACAGGAAATCAAGCCGTTCAGCAAGTAAAAGCAGGATTAAAAGCCATCTATTTAAGTGGTTGGCAAGTAGCGGCAGATGCGAATCTTTCAGGACATATGTATCCCGATCAAAGTTTATATCCAGCCAACTCAGTTCCACATGTAGTTAAGCGTATCAACCAAGCTCTTCAGCGGGCGGATCAAGTTCAATTCGTGGAAGGTGATGATGAACTGGATTACTTTGTACCGATTGTTGCCGATGCAGAGGCAGGATTTGGAGGACAATTAAATGTGTTTGAATTAATGAAAGGCATGATTGAATCAGGAGCAGCAGCTGTACATTTTGAGGACCAACTATCTTCTGAAAAAAAATGTGGTCATTTGGGAGGAAAAGTATTATTACCGACCCAAACGGCAGTTCGTAATTTAATTTCGGCTCGTTTAGCGGCAGACGTGATGGGCGTACCGACCTTAATTGTTGCCCGGACTGATGCCAATGCAGCTGATTTAATTACTAGTGATGTTGATCCAGTCGATGCGGAGTTTATTACTGGTGAGCGTACGCCTGAAGGATTTTTCAGAACGAGAGCAGGCCTTAATCAAGCAATTGCGCGAGGATTAGCGTATGCTCCGTATGCTGATTTAGTTTGGTGTGAAACGTCTGAACCGAGTCTTGAGGAAGCCCGTCGCTTTGCCGAAGCGATTCATGAAAAGTTCCCAGGTAAATTATTAGCCTATAATTGCTCTCCATCCTTTAACTGGAAGAGAAAATTAGATGATGAAACCATCGCTAAATTCCAAGTGGAGCTTGGAGAAATGGGGTATAAGTTCCAATTCGTTACACTAGCAGGCTTCCATGCTTTAAATCACTCTATGTTTGAGCTGGCAAGAGGCTATAAAGAGCGAGGGATGGCTGCCTACTCTGAGTTACAAGAAGCTGAATTTGGCATTGAAAAATACGGTTACACAGCGACTCGTCATCAGCGTGAAGTAGGGACAGGATATTTTGATCAAGTGTCACTCGCCATCACAGGTGGAAATTCTTCTACTACAGCATTAAAAGGATCTACTGAAGAAGAACAATTTACAAGCACAAAATAA